The following are encoded in a window of Mycolicibacterium tusciae JS617 genomic DNA:
- a CDS encoding glycosyltransferase family 2 protein produces MIEALGISMVKNEGDVIEAFVRHNLGFMDALAIVDNDSVDDTREILVRLQQEGLPVIVFDDPLVGHFQAEIVTAVYRKVVPQFEPRFVFLLDADEFVVTSSREDLYKQLRALRPGTEAQYSWRTYIPAPTGPAGDASDPLRSIVHRKLVEDQQWWKPIVVTNPKIDSRLKVKQGNHGVTYAGRSLRKVKLRDVAIAHFPVRSVDQFTGKILVGWIANLERNRYRLDVGHAIHWKTAYQRIVRGPALTSDDLTQEALRYAQLSDKKYEWPRDVTRDPVEPTYTKLTVGRLTGSGPLQKVVRSIDRIFNPENDISGPASSTEFLWNAGRRPRKQRKFVLPFKHYGGPESGLYMDLPPFRYLAERDRPLSVMDIGCGAGQYLKYFAANGSQRVIGVGGIEREKTYLDVEEYVNADLRDPLELAEAFDVVMSLGVAQDIPAGAESRFVSSIVRHAHNRIVFCSVGQGHPEDEQINNRSVSYWLELFASAGWHPCVFDSLAMRSLSTFPWLSSNLVVLAPGVTNAAAPERLREGGSPTKWRKRQPAAITHPFTDLESKLSARRDSRLLLATNARLRALMSRVRD; encoded by the coding sequence ATGATCGAAGCGCTCGGGATCTCCATGGTGAAGAACGAGGGCGATGTCATCGAGGCCTTTGTTCGCCACAACTTGGGGTTCATGGACGCGTTGGCCATTGTCGATAACGACTCCGTCGATGACACTCGCGAAATTCTCGTACGGCTCCAGCAAGAGGGATTGCCAGTCATTGTGTTCGACGATCCCTTGGTCGGCCATTTCCAGGCAGAGATAGTGACGGCGGTATATCGGAAGGTCGTGCCGCAGTTCGAGCCCCGCTTTGTGTTTTTGCTGGATGCCGATGAGTTCGTCGTGACGTCGTCGCGCGAGGACTTGTACAAGCAGCTGCGTGCGCTGCGCCCGGGCACCGAGGCACAATATTCCTGGCGCACCTATATCCCCGCGCCCACAGGTCCGGCGGGCGATGCCTCAGACCCGCTGAGAAGTATCGTTCACCGGAAGCTAGTCGAGGATCAGCAATGGTGGAAACCGATTGTCGTGACCAATCCGAAGATCGATTCGAGGCTGAAGGTCAAACAAGGGAATCACGGGGTAACGTATGCTGGTCGGTCGCTCCGCAAAGTAAAGCTGCGAGACGTCGCGATAGCGCATTTTCCGGTTCGGAGCGTCGATCAGTTCACCGGCAAGATCTTGGTTGGGTGGATCGCCAATCTGGAGCGAAACCGATATCGACTGGACGTAGGACACGCAATCCATTGGAAGACCGCGTATCAGCGCATTGTCAGGGGCCCTGCGCTGACGTCGGATGACTTGACGCAAGAAGCACTCAGATATGCACAACTATCTGACAAGAAATACGAGTGGCCCCGCGACGTGACCCGCGATCCGGTTGAACCGACGTACACCAAATTGACCGTCGGGCGGCTGACCGGCAGTGGTCCGCTGCAAAAAGTCGTGAGATCGATCGATAGAATCTTTAATCCAGAAAACGATATTTCTGGACCCGCGTCAAGCACCGAATTCCTATGGAATGCAGGGCGACGTCCTAGGAAGCAGCGCAAATTTGTTCTGCCATTCAAACACTACGGTGGTCCGGAATCAGGCTTGTACATGGACCTTCCGCCTTTCCGCTATCTCGCGGAACGTGACCGTCCCCTTTCGGTTATGGACATCGGCTGCGGAGCCGGACAGTACCTGAAGTACTTCGCGGCCAACGGATCTCAGCGAGTGATAGGCGTTGGCGGTATTGAGCGCGAGAAGACGTACCTGGACGTTGAAGAATACGTGAACGCCGACCTCCGCGACCCGCTGGAGTTGGCCGAAGCCTTCGACGTGGTGATGTCTTTGGGAGTAGCTCAGGACATTCCTGCGGGCGCGGAGAGCAGATTTGTCAGCAGCATTGTGCGGCATGCGCACAATCGAATAGTTTTCTGCAGTGTAGGCCAGGGGCATCCGGAAGATGAGCAGATCAATAACCGGTCGGTTTCATACTGGCTCGAGTTGTTCGCTTCAGCCGGTTGGCATCCCTGCGTGTTCGACTCCCTGGCAATGCGATCTCTTTCCACCTTTCCTTGGCTTTCGAGCAATTTAGTGGTCCTTGCGCCAGGAGTTACAAACGCCGCGGCTCCTGAACGATTACGGGAGGGTGGATCGCCAACGAAATGGCGTAAGCGGCAGCCGGCGGCGATCACGCATCCCTTTACCGACTTAGAATCCAAATTGTCGGCTCGTCGAGATTCTCGCCTCTTGTTGGCGACAAATGCGCGGCTGCGAGCATTGATGTCGCGCGTTCGTGATTGA